The Deinococcus sp. Leaf326 genome has a segment encoding these proteins:
- a CDS encoding D-alanine--D-alanine ligase family protein has protein sequence MKKRILLLAGGQSGEHEVSLMSARSVLAALPRDQFDVTPVVISKQGRWLPPTDTVRALETGVSVPGGDLVLHRAASAEGYDAVFPLLHGPMGEDGTIQGLLTLAGIPFVGSGVLGSAASMDKVMTKQVLASAGIPQVAWRLAVRREWTQTPDAVRARAHELGYPLFVKPANLGSSVGISKVRAAAELDDALTLAFSLDRRVILEAMTAHKPREVEVGILGNDAPIASPVGELSFGAEFYDYATKYTEGQATMHIPAPLPPEVAARVRELALQAFLALDCAGLARVDFFYVEETGELFLNEVNTMPGFTTTSMYPKLFGAAGLSYSELVTRLVELALEQR, from the coding sequence GTGAAGAAGAGAATCCTGCTGCTGGCGGGCGGTCAGTCCGGCGAACACGAGGTCAGTCTCATGAGTGCGCGCAGTGTGCTCGCCGCCCTGCCGCGCGACCAGTTCGACGTGACGCCCGTGGTCATCAGCAAGCAGGGGCGCTGGCTGCCCCCCACCGACACCGTGCGCGCCCTGGAGACCGGCGTGTCGGTGCCGGGCGGCGACCTCGTGCTGCACCGCGCGGCCAGCGCCGAAGGGTACGACGCCGTCTTTCCGCTGCTACACGGCCCGATGGGCGAGGACGGCACCATCCAGGGCCTGTTGACCCTGGCGGGAATTCCCTTCGTGGGCAGCGGCGTGCTGGGGTCGGCCGCCAGCATGGACAAGGTCATGACCAAGCAGGTGCTTGCCTCGGCCGGCATTCCGCAGGTGGCGTGGCGCCTCGCCGTGCGCCGCGAGTGGACGCAGACCCCGGATGCCGTACGGGCACGCGCCCATGAACTGGGTTACCCCCTGTTCGTGAAACCGGCCAACCTGGGGTCCAGCGTGGGCATCAGCAAGGTGCGCGCGGCCGCCGAGCTCGACGACGCCCTGACACTGGCGTTCTCGCTTGACCGCCGCGTGATCCTGGAGGCGATGACCGCCCACAAGCCCCGCGAGGTCGAGGTGGGCATTCTGGGCAACGACGCGCCCATCGCCAGCCCGGTGGGCGAACTGAGCTTCGGGGCCGAGTTCTACGACTACGCCACCAAGTACACCGAGGGCCAAGCGACCATGCATATTCCTGCGCCGCTGCCCCCCGAGGTCGCGGCCCGCGTGCGCGAGCTCGCACTCCAGGCCTTCCTGGCCCTCGACTGCGCCGGGCTGGCCCGCGTGGACTTCTTCTATGTCGAGGAGACAGGCGAACTGTTCCTCAACGAGGTCAACACTATGCCCGGTTTCACGACTACCTCCATGTACCCCAAGCTGTTCGGCGCGGCGGGCCTGAGCTACAGCGAACTGGTCACGCGGCTGGTCGAGCTGGCGCTGGAACAGCGGTAG
- a CDS encoding ComEC/Rec2 family competence protein gives MSGAPRKAAPKAPTKKKERQPAGGAGDRATSPKAPAAQGGSGSAAKAGRGEAASRPAGRRATGGQRAASAPRPPRGPLHRRLTRPTPSDLLALLVVGLTAALGACAGQRDGNGGGTGTALPAGQVTVRFLDVGQGDAVLVRSPEGKTLLVDGGRSTTRMKELLAEYGVDKVDLMVATHADSDHITGLVTAAQEARPTLFINNGLTGTTKTWERLVAALRADGTTFQKAGNQVVNLGSVKVRVLGPPADMGDDQNDNSVGLRLEFGRFSALMTGDSETPETRAWLAEDRAGIRGPVQVYKSIHHGAANGDNQAWLNAVRPETVTISVGPNNYGHPTQAALDLYAKNRVKVYRTDQQGTVTFTGNADGTYKVKTDK, from the coding sequence GTGAGCGGCGCCCCCAGGAAAGCGGCCCCGAAAGCCCCCACGAAGAAGAAAGAGCGTCAGCCTGCGGGCGGGGCCGGCGACCGGGCCACGTCTCCGAAAGCTCCTGCGGCGCAGGGCGGGTCTGGCTCTGCCGCAAAGGCCGGGAGGGGAGAGGCGGCCTCCCGGCCGGCCGGCCGCCGCGCGACCGGAGGCCAGCGGGCCGCCTCCGCCCCGCGCCCGCCGCGCGGCCCACTGCACCGCCGCCTGACCCGCCCCACGCCCTCTGACCTGCTGGCCCTGCTCGTGGTGGGGCTGACCGCCGCTCTCGGCGCGTGCGCAGGGCAGCGCGACGGGAACGGCGGTGGTACCGGCACCGCGCTGCCGGCCGGGCAGGTCACGGTGCGTTTTCTGGATGTGGGCCAGGGCGACGCCGTACTCGTCCGCAGCCCCGAGGGCAAGACCCTGCTTGTCGACGGCGGGCGCAGCACCACCCGCATGAAGGAACTGCTGGCCGAGTACGGCGTGGACAAGGTGGACCTGATGGTCGCCACCCACGCCGACTCGGACCACATCACCGGGCTGGTCACGGCGGCGCAGGAGGCCCGGCCCACCCTGTTCATCAACAACGGGCTGACCGGTACCACCAAGACCTGGGAGCGGCTGGTGGCGGCCCTGCGCGCCGACGGCACCACCTTTCAGAAGGCCGGCAACCAGGTCGTGAACCTCGGCAGCGTCAAGGTGCGCGTGTTGGGGCCGCCGGCCGACATGGGCGACGACCAGAACGACAACAGTGTGGGTCTGCGTCTGGAGTTCGGCCGGTTCAGTGCCCTGATGACCGGCGACAGCGAGACGCCCGAGACGCGCGCCTGGCTGGCCGAAGACCGCGCCGGAATCCGCGGCCCCGTTCAGGTCTACAAGAGCATCCACCACGGCGCGGCCAACGGCGACAACCAGGCGTGGCTCAACGCGGTCCGGCCCGAGACCGTGACCATCAGCGTGGGGCCGAACAATTACGGCCACCCCACCCAGGCGGCGCTGGATCTGTACGCCAAGAACCGCGTCAAGGTGTACCGCACCGACCAGCAGGGCACGGTGACGTTCACCGGAAACGCGGACGGCACCTACAAGGTCAAGACCGACAAGTGA
- a CDS encoding DUF3006 domain-containing protein, with protein sequence MSSEHHLPGGLSRPPSGDLWTVDGLEDTPHGRAARLELPDGQTVVVPLGTFPEDVGEGDLLDVTGGPDGLHARRLPELTRARREAAQARLDTLNGPENAADDGGTGEITL encoded by the coding sequence ATGAGCAGTGAGCACCATTTGCCTGGAGGTCTGTCCCGGCCGCCGTCGGGCGACCTCTGGACGGTCGACGGCCTGGAAGACACGCCTCACGGCCGCGCCGCCCGTCTGGAACTGCCGGATGGGCAGACCGTCGTGGTGCCGCTCGGCACCTTTCCCGAGGACGTGGGTGAGGGCGACCTGCTGGACGTGACCGGTGGACCCGACGGCCTGCACGCCCGCCGACTGCCGGAGCTGACCCGCGCGCGCCGGGAGGCGGCGCAGGCCCGGCTCGACACCCTCAACGGCCCGGAGAACGCCGCGGACGATGGCGGCACCGGGGAGATCACGTTGTGA
- a CDS encoding folate-binding protein YgfZ yields MWTRIPSSSLRVTGPDRVDFVQGQMTGDLRGAPTPGLVAACFLNVRGQIEHFARAYRRADDVYLHLDEGLAPALAARLRRYIIFDQVEVTDLSDTLATVHVWDAAALPGWQADGPIAQTFDLGGGAVLAGRVNRSGTSGVDLHYLLRHEAAVLGALGQERPLADLDVARIAAGIPDVARDGFTGTLLQEIGLDLGGPLPAISYRKGCYVGQEIMARLEARGNARYHLAALVGEGLPERAEVTAGGKVVGQSGLNAGGASLARLRKELEEGAAVEVGGVPAQVRLLTPARA; encoded by the coding sequence ATGTGGACCCGCATTCCTTCCAGCAGCCTGCGCGTGACCGGCCCCGACCGGGTCGATTTCGTGCAGGGCCAGATGACCGGCGACCTGCGCGGCGCCCCCACGCCGGGGCTCGTCGCCGCCTGCTTCCTGAACGTGCGCGGCCAGATCGAGCACTTCGCGCGGGCGTATCGCCGCGCGGACGATGTGTACCTTCACCTCGACGAGGGCCTGGCCCCCGCGCTGGCCGCCCGGCTGCGCCGCTACATCATCTTCGATCAGGTGGAGGTCACCGACCTCTCGGACACGCTGGCGACCGTGCACGTCTGGGACGCGGCAGCGTTGCCCGGCTGGCAGGCAGACGGCCCCATAGCCCAGACCTTCGACCTCGGTGGCGGCGCGGTGCTCGCGGGCCGCGTGAACCGCAGCGGGACGTCCGGTGTGGACCTGCATTACCTCCTGCGCCACGAAGCCGCCGTTCTCGGCGCGCTAGGCCAGGAGCGCCCGCTGGCCGACCTCGACGTCGCCCGCATCGCCGCCGGTATTCCCGACGTGGCCCGCGACGGGTTCACGGGGACGCTGCTTCAGGAAATCGGACTGGACCTAGGCGGGCCGCTGCCGGCCATCAGCTACCGCAAGGGCTGCTACGTGGGCCAAGAGATCATGGCCCGCCTGGAGGCGCGCGGCAACGCCCGGTATCACCTCGCCGCGCTCGTGGGTGAGGGGCTGCCGGAACGGGCCGAAGTCACGGCGGGGGGCAAGGTCGTGGGGCAGTCGGGCCTGAACGCGGGCGGAGCGAGCCTCGCGCGGCTTCGTAAGGAACTGGAGGAAGGCGCGGCCGTCGAAGTCGGCGGTGTCCCCGCCCAGGTCCGGCTCCTGACCCCAGCCCGTGCCTGA
- the hemA gene encoding glutamyl-tRNA reductase — MTLACPTARSFLRQTHLPAPAPLDFAVVGLNHQTAPVEIRERAAVRAGEEGALLSHLARHSREVMLLATCNRTEVYLAGIGGDPRAAFEGAWGHALDGHLYVYRGEDAVRHLYRVASGLDSLVIGETQIQGQVKRAWQAASERGLSGTLLNKVAQGALAAGKRVRSETGMSDRVVSVSSAAVELAGAALGSLAGRTALVLGAGETAELTLTHLRAAGVDDVIVVNRTEARARQLADKLGGRVCAAELLHEALPEADVVIASSAAPHYVLGAEGVWKALEGRPERPMFLIDISVPRILNPDIADVPGAYLHNLDDLTAVVSRNLQSRRDALPHAEAIIREAAADLSRWHLTREAQLARRAWPEAALGLASD, encoded by the coding sequence ATGACGCTCGCCTGCCCGACCGCGCGCAGTTTCCTGCGGCAGACCCACCTGCCGGCGCCTGCCCCACTGGACTTCGCGGTGGTGGGTCTCAACCACCAGACCGCGCCCGTCGAGATCCGCGAACGCGCCGCCGTGCGCGCGGGCGAGGAAGGCGCGCTGCTCTCCCACCTCGCGCGGCACTCCCGCGAGGTCATGCTGCTGGCGACCTGCAACCGCACCGAGGTGTATCTCGCCGGGATCGGGGGAGACCCGCGCGCCGCCTTCGAGGGTGCTTGGGGCCACGCCCTGGACGGCCACCTGTACGTGTACCGGGGCGAGGACGCCGTGCGCCACCTGTACCGCGTGGCCTCGGGCCTCGACAGCCTCGTCATCGGAGAGACCCAGATTCAGGGGCAGGTCAAGCGGGCGTGGCAGGCGGCCAGCGAGCGCGGGCTGAGCGGCACCCTGCTCAACAAGGTCGCCCAGGGCGCCCTGGCGGCGGGCAAGCGCGTACGCTCCGAAACCGGCATGAGCGACCGGGTGGTCAGCGTGTCCAGCGCCGCCGTTGAACTGGCCGGAGCCGCGCTGGGCAGCCTCGCCGGCCGCACCGCCCTGGTCCTCGGCGCGGGCGAGACGGCCGAGCTGACCCTGACCCATCTGCGCGCGGCGGGCGTGGACGACGTGATCGTGGTCAACCGCACCGAGGCCCGCGCCCGGCAGCTCGCCGACAAGCTCGGCGGCCGGGTATGCGCCGCCGAGCTGCTGCACGAGGCGCTGCCCGAGGCCGATGTGGTCATCGCGTCGAGCGCCGCGCCCCACTACGTCCTGGGGGCCGAGGGGGTGTGGAAGGCGCTCGAGGGCCGCCCGGAGCGCCCGATGTTCCTCATCGACATCAGCGTGCCGCGTATCCTGAATCCCGACATTGCGGACGTGCCGGGCGCGTACCTGCACAACCTCGACGACCTCACGGCGGTCGTGAGCCGTAACCTCCAGAGCCGGCGCGACGCCCTGCCCCACGCCGAGGCGATCATCCGCGAGGCCGCCGCCGACCTGAGCCGCTGGCACCTGACCCGCGAGGCCCAGTTGGCCCGCCGCGCCTGGCCCGAGGCGGCGCTGGGGCTGGCGAGCGACTGA
- a CDS encoding bifunctional precorrin-2 dehydrogenase/sirohydrochlorin ferrochelatase: protein MSLAAFLDLRGEVALIVGGGAVALRRAATLLASGLDVRVVAPAILPDLAALPVRAERRPYAPADLTGVRLVVAATDDAALNDAVAEQARAAGVLVNHAGEARRGTLRFPAVAERAGVQVAVSTGRELPMLARALRESVQARLPDTAELNAWTTRREDALTLAGPERAAALGRLDADICRAVGGAA, encoded by the coding sequence GTGAGTCTGGCGGCCTTTTTAGATCTGCGGGGAGAAGTGGCCCTGATCGTCGGCGGCGGCGCGGTGGCGCTGCGCCGCGCGGCCACGCTGTTGGCGTCGGGGCTGGACGTGCGGGTGGTGGCTCCGGCCATCCTGCCCGACCTGGCCGCACTGCCGGTGCGCGCTGAGCGCCGTCCCTACGCCCCGGCCGACCTGACCGGCGTCCGCCTGGTCGTGGCCGCGACCGACGACGCGGCGCTGAACGACGCCGTCGCCGAGCAGGCCCGCGCGGCCGGCGTGCTGGTGAACCACGCGGGCGAGGCCAGGCGCGGCACCCTGCGGTTTCCTGCCGTGGCCGAGCGCGCGGGGGTGCAGGTGGCGGTCTCGACCGGGCGCGAACTGCCCATGCTGGCCCGCGCCCTGCGCGAGAGCGTGCAGGCCAGGCTGCCCGATACGGCCGAACTGAACGCCTGGACCACGCGCCGCGAGGACGCCCTGACCCTGGCCGGGCCCGAGCGCGCCGCCGCCCTGGGCCGGCTCGACGCCGATATCTGCCGCGCCGTCGGGGGGGCCGCATGA